In Leopardus geoffroyi isolate Oge1 chromosome D1, O.geoffroyi_Oge1_pat1.0, whole genome shotgun sequence, a single window of DNA contains:
- the CLP1 gene encoding polyribonucleotide 5'-hydroxyl-kinase Clp1: MGEEASDDKKPTTKFELERETELRFEVEASQSVQLELLAGMAEIFGTELTRNKKFTFDAGAKVAVFTWHGCSVQLSGRTEVAYVSKDTPMLLYLNTHTALEQMRRQAEKEEERGPRVMVVGPTDVGKSTVCRLLLNYAVRLGRRPTYVELDVGQGSVSIPGTMGALYIERPADVEEGFSIQAPLVYHFGSTTPGTNIKLYNKITSRLADVFNQRCEVNRRASVSGCVINTCGWVKGSGYQALVHAASAFEVDVVVVLDQERLYNELKRDLPHFVRTVLLPKSGGVVERSKDFRRECRDERIREYFYGFRGCFYPHAFNVKFSDVKIYKVGAPTIPDSCLPLGMSQEDNQLKLVPVTPGRDMVHHLLSVSTAEGTEENLSETSVAGFIVVTSVDLEHQVFTVLSPAPRPLPKNFLLIMDIRFMDLK, translated from the exons ATGGGAGAGGAGGCCAGTGATGACAAGAAGCCAACAACTAAATTTGAACTAGAGCGAGAAACAGAACTTCGCTTTGAGGTGGAGGCATCTCAGTCAGTTCAGTTGGAGCTGCTGGCTGGGATGGCAGAAATCTTCGGCACAGAGCTGACCCGAAACAAGAAATTCACTTTTGATGCCGGTGCCAAGGTGGCTGTTTTCACTTGGCATGGCTGTTCTGTACAGCTGAGTGGCCGCACCGAGGTGGCTTATGTCTCCAAGGACACTCCTATGTTACTTTATCTCAACACTCACACAGCCTTGGAGCAGATGCGGAGGCAGGCGGAGAAGGAAGAAGAGCGAGGCCCCCGGGTGATGGTAGTGGGCCCCACTGATGTGGGCAAGTCCACAGTGTGCCGTCTACTGCTCAACTACGCAGTGCGTTTGGGCCGCCGTCCTACTTACGTGGAGCTGGATGTGGGTCAGGGCTCTGTTTCCATCCCTGGTACCATGGGGGCCCTCTACATTGAGCGGCCGGCAGATGTTGAAGAGGGATTCTCTATCCAGGCCCCTCTGGTGTATCATTTTGGCTCCACCACTCCTGGCACCAACATCAAGCTTTATAATAAG ATTACTTCTCGTTTAGCGGATGTGTTCAATCAAAGATGTGAAGTGAACCGAAGGGCCTCTGTGAGTGGCTGTGTCATTAATACCTGTGGCTGGGTCAAGGGCTCTGGTTACCAGGCCCTGGTGCACGCTGCCTCAGCCTTTGAGGTAGATGTGGTTGTGGTTCTGGATCAAGAACGACTGTACAATGAACTAAAACGGGACCTGCCTCACTTTGTACGCACTGTGCTGCTCCCTAAATCCGGGGGTGTGGTTGAACGCTCCAAAGACTTCCGGCGGGAATGTAGGGATGAGCGTATCCGTGAGTATTTCTATGGATTCCGGGGCTGTTTCTATCCCCATGCCTTCAATGTCAAATTTTCAGATGTGAAAATCTACAAAGTTGGGGCACCCACCATTCCAGACTCCTGTTTGCCTTTGGGCATGTCTCAGGAGGACAATCAGCTCAAGCTAGTACCTGTCACGCCTGGCCGCGATATGGTACACCACCTCCTGAGTGTTAGCACTGCTGAGGGCACAGAGGAGAACCTTTCTGAGACAAGTGTCGCTGGCTTCATCGTGGTGACCAGCGTGGACCTGGAGCATCAGGTGTTTACTGTTCTCTCTCCAGCCCCCCGCCCACTGCCTAAGAACTTCCTTCTCATCATGGATATCAGGTTCATGGATCTTAAGTAG
- the YPEL4 gene encoding protein yippee-like 4 produces the protein MPSCDPGPGPACLPAKTFRSYLPRCHRTYSCVHCRAHLAKHDELISKSFQGSHGRAYLFNSVVNVGCGPAEQRLLLTGLHSVADIFCESCKTTLGWKYEQAFETSQKYKEGKYIIEMSHMVKDNGWD, from the exons ATGCCCAGCTGCGACCCGGGCCcgggccctgcctgcctccccgcCAAGACGTTCCGCAGCTACCTGCCTCGTTGCCACCGCACCTACAGCTGCGTCCACTGCCGTGCGCACCTGGCCAAACACGATGAGCTTATTTCCAAG TCTTTCCAAGGGAGCCATGGCCGAGCCTACCTGTTTAACTCCGT GGTCAACGTGGGCTGTGGACCAGCCGAACAGCGCCTCCTGCTCACGGGGCTCCACTCGGTAGCTGATATTTTCTGCGAGAGCTGCAAAACCACGCTGGGCTGGAAATAC GAGCAGGCTTTTGAGACGAGCCAGAAGTACAAGGAGGGGAAGTACATCATTGAAATGTCACACATGGTGAAGGACAACGGCTGGGACTGA